From the Candidatus Brocadiia bacterium genome, one window contains:
- a CDS encoding PilZ domain-containing protein has protein sequence MLANSTEHRNYERYRVKDGVVKYKKYHFLGLFDKLSARHLILDISPQGVQFVTREEFKEGAKLALDISVPSLDQEIIHARGLVIWVRKAPGLMAYGVGVKFVSMKQSDQDKLKLLLENNAANKVKISDSAFLKKINKL, from the coding sequence ATGCTTGCTAATAGTACGGAACATCGGAATTATGAACGTTATCGCGTTAAGGACGGCGTGGTTAAATATAAGAAATACCATTTCCTCGGCCTCTTCGACAAGCTCTCCGCAAGACATCTCATCCTGGATATTTCACCCCAGGGGGTGCAGTTTGTCACCAGGGAGGAATTTAAGGAGGGGGCAAAGCTGGCGCTGGATATATCTGTTCCCTCATTGGATCAAGAGATAATTCATGCCCGGGGCCTGGTAATCTGGGTCAGGAAAGCGCCCGGACTGATGGCTTACGGCGTGGGCGTCAAATTCGTTTCGATGAAACAATCAGACCAGGATAAACTGAAATTGCTGCTCGAGAATAACGCCGCCAATAAAGTTAAGATTTCAGACAGTGCCTTCCTGAAGAAGATAAACAAGCTGTGA
- a CDS encoding DOMON domain-containing protein, translating to MKRILWVLLCTGIGMIGACNRNGEASNPIPAAPAENQVTAAGVTMQWSVIESDLSVKLSASTAGWVAVGFKPSVGMKDANIIIGYVSNGNVFIRDDCGSGMMTHEADAIDNVTAKSGTEANGVTEINFKMPLDSGDPQDQVLVVGNTYNVILAQGGADNFTLRHSDRALVSIKIK from the coding sequence ATGAAAAGAATATTATGGGTGTTATTATGCACCGGGATAGGAATGATTGGCGCGTGCAACCGTAATGGCGAGGCCAGCAACCCTATTCCCGCGGCACCTGCCGAAAACCAGGTCACGGCGGCCGGCGTAACCATGCAATGGAGCGTGATCGAAAGTGACTTGTCCGTTAAACTCAGCGCCTCAACCGCCGGCTGGGTCGCGGTCGGTTTTAAGCCGAGCGTGGGCATGAAAGACGCTAATATCATCATCGGCTATGTCAGCAACGGCAATGTTTTTATTCGTGATGACTGCGGCAGCGGGATGATGACCCATGAAGCCGATGCCATTGATAATGTCACAGCCAAAAGCGGAACCGAAGCCAACGGCGTTACCGAAATCAACTTCAAGATGCCGCTTGATTCCGGCGACCCGCAGGACCAGGTGCTGGTGGTTGGCAATACTTATAATGTAATCCTGGCTCAGGGCGGGGCTGATAATTTTACTCTGCGCCATTCAGATAGGGCTTTGGTGTCCATTAAAATAAAATAA
- a CDS encoding DUF2934 domain-containing protein yields the protein MARINQETNRNNSMRTLSHQELAEQIRQRAYELYQKKGQKNGNDMTDWLEAEREIKLKNGYKLK from the coding sequence ATGGCAAGGATAAACCAGGAAACCAACCGAAACAACTCGATGCGGACGTTGAGTCATCAGGAGCTGGCTGAACAAATCAGGCAGCGCGCCTATGAACTCTACCAGAAAAAAGGACAGAAAAACGGTAATGATATGACCGACTGGCTCGAGGCGGAAAGGGAAATCAAACTGAAAAACGGGTACAAACTAAAATAA
- a CDS encoding YHS domain-containing protein: MKLKTKEATDKVKPHRITDSEVGLDAICPVTKDAVHVTRDTPALEYKGEVYYFCCNDCPPKFRKNPEKYAGR, translated from the coding sequence ATGAAATTAAAAACCAAAGAAGCGACCGATAAAGTCAAACCGCACCGGATCACAGACTCCGAGGTCGGCCTGGATGCCATTTGTCCGGTCACCAAAGACGCCGTGCATGTAACCAGAGATACGCCGGCGCTGGAATATAAAGGAGAGGTTTATTATTTTTGCTGTAATGATTGTCCGCCGAAGTTCAGGAAGAACCCGGAAAAATATGCCGGCCGATAA
- the wrbA gene encoding NAD(P)H:quinone oxidoreductase type IV — MKINIIFNSFYGHIYRMAEAVAAGAREVAGAEVNLYQVPETLPDDILANMGALEAKKQFAHIPVAAVDNLAEADAIIFGTPTRFGMMSAQMRAFLDSTGGLWAKGALIGKIGSVFVSSATQHGGQESTILNFHTTLLHHGMVIVGVPYSEKRQMTLAEISGGSPYGASTIAGPDGSRMPSDNELAIAKFQGKYVATITSEMKVSCRM; from the coding sequence CTGAAAATAAATATTATTTTTAACAGTTTCTACGGCCACATTTACCGGATGGCCGAAGCGGTGGCCGCCGGCGCCCGTGAAGTAGCCGGCGCCGAGGTCAATCTCTACCAGGTCCCGGAAACACTGCCTGACGATATCCTGGCTAATATGGGTGCGCTGGAGGCCAAGAAACAATTCGCCCATATCCCGGTAGCAGCGGTAGATAACCTGGCCGAGGCCGATGCGATAATCTTCGGCACACCCACCCGGTTCGGCATGATGTCCGCCCAGATGCGGGCCTTCCTGGATTCCACCGGCGGACTTTGGGCCAAGGGCGCGCTCATCGGCAAGATCGGCAGTGTCTTTGTCTCGTCGGCTACCCAGCACGGCGGGCAGGAATCGACCATACTCAATTTCCATACGACCCTGCTTCATCACGGAATGGTTATCGTGGGCGTGCCTTATTCCGAAAAGCGCCAGATGACCTTGGCCGAAATCTCCGGCGGGTCGCCTTACGGCGCCTCGACCATCGCCGGGCCGGACGGCTCCCGGATGCCCAGCGACAACGAACTGGCCATCGCCAAATTCCAGGGCAAGTATGTGGCTACTATCACGTCCGAAATGAAGGTTAGTTGTAGAATGTAA
- a CDS encoding serine/threonine-protein kinase produces MHSPTEILKRLKGYSDPQYIYYTPAAACLRAVHQETYQTHVIKVFAWDTIEDKKAELEAAKRLPQIQHPNLMKVLSIKEDHELGIYYIMEDWGESLTEITKRVPPHPYWTISKIKDISHGLAELHRNKIVHFDIKPDNIFIKDNNVKLGDYGLAGTVRLNTVSSPLGASLYMAPEIFSGNDIKRDYRHDIYSMGAVLYTLLTQTRPPLTANNLKPPKDLPIADDLWQVVCRALDSNPDKRYQTAEEFLGALENIKTDRVTCLINSEKLVQISAISPAEIIPPKSEPAKVKPTATPKQSEPEKSKQYNDELEKMHLSLDNAEKTLGKNHQKLVPHLNSMASLYLRKGDLATAENLFNRALQIMRTTYGKDSYMLVEILNEIAIIYEAGIGEFIKAEALYKEALSLTEKHFKPKSVQASNQRSYLGGLYYSKKDYAQAISYYQDALKIRKDVLGDNDIALGPIMKYIVDIYLEMHKYDEAEATCKQALNIIEKNKLGEKHPQYLILLRVLIEIYKKCSKPNQAKSTEIELNRILGTKSA; encoded by the coding sequence ATGCATTCACCTACTGAAATATTGAAACGGCTTAAGGGGTATTCGGATCCGCAATACATTTATTATACCCCGGCGGCGGCGTGCCTGAGGGCGGTTCATCAGGAGACATACCAGACGCACGTAATCAAGGTCTTTGCCTGGGATACCATAGAAGACAAAAAGGCCGAACTGGAAGCCGCCAAAAGATTGCCGCAAATCCAACATCCTAACCTAATGAAAGTATTAAGCATCAAAGAAGACCATGAACTGGGAATATATTATATTATGGAGGACTGGGGCGAGAGCCTGACGGAAATCACTAAAAGGGTTCCGCCGCACCCGTACTGGACAATCAGTAAAATCAAAGATATTTCACACGGGCTGGCGGAACTTCACCGCAATAAGATTGTTCATTTTGACATCAAGCCGGACAATATCTTTATCAAGGATAATAACGTTAAATTAGGCGATTATGGCTTAGCCGGAACCGTTCGTTTGAATACAGTATCCTCTCCTTTAGGGGCGTCTCTTTATATGGCGCCGGAAATATTTTCCGGGAACGATATCAAGCGTGATTACAGGCATGATATTTATTCTATGGGGGCGGTATTATATACATTATTAACCCAAACCCGGCCGCCCTTGACGGCAAACAATCTAAAACCGCCGAAAGATTTACCGATTGCCGATGACCTTTGGCAGGTAGTCTGCCGGGCATTGGATTCCAACCCCGATAAAAGATACCAAACCGCCGAAGAATTTCTTGGAGCCCTTGAGAACATCAAAACAGACCGGGTTACCTGCCTTATCAACTCGGAAAAACTGGTACAGATAAGCGCCATTTCACCTGCTGAAATAATTCCGCCGAAAAGTGAGCCGGCAAAAGTAAAACCAACGGCCACACCCAAACAATCCGAGCCCGAAAAGTCAAAACAGTACAATGACGAGTTGGAAAAAATGCATCTGTCGCTGGACAACGCTGAGAAAACCCTCGGTAAAAATCACCAGAAGCTGGTGCCCCATTTAAATTCAATGGCTTCTTTATATTTACGTAAGGGCGACCTGGCCACAGCCGAAAACCTCTTTAATCGGGCACTTCAAATAATGAGAACTACCTACGGAAAAGATTCCTACATGCTGGTTGAGATTCTAAATGAAATTGCCATTATCTACGAAGCCGGCATAGGCGAGTTTATTAAAGCCGAAGCACTCTATAAGGAAGCGCTATCGCTTACGGAAAAGCATTTTAAACCAAAAAGCGTCCAGGCATCCAATCAACGAAGTTATCTGGGTGGACTCTATTATTCCAAAAAAGATTATGCCCAGGCCATTTCATATTACCAAGATGCTTTAAAGATAAGAAAGGATGTTCTAGGCGATAACGATATAGCGCTTGGGCCGATTATGAAATATATAGTTGATATTTACTTGGAAATGCATAAATATGACGAAGCTGAAGCAACCTGCAAACAAGCGTTAAATATTATTGAGAAAAACAAATTAGGCGAGAAGCATCCGCAATACCTGATACTCCTGCGTGTATTAATCGAGATATATAAAAAGTGCAGCAAGCCGAATCAGGCAAAGTCAACTGAGATAGAACTCAATCGAATACTGGGCACAAAAAGCGCCTGA
- a CDS encoding rubredoxin, producing the protein MTKWQCVTCGYVYDPEQGDPDHNIGPGTPFEALPNDWVCPVCGSAKDQFQKM; encoded by the coding sequence ATGACGAAATGGCAATGTGTTACTTGCGGCTATGTTTATGACCCCGAGCAGGGCGACCCGGACCACAACATCGGGCCGGGTACGCCGTTCGAAGCATTGCCCAATGACTGGGTCTGCCCGGTGTGCGGCTCGGCTAAGGACCAGTTCCAGAAAATGTAG
- a CDS encoding rubredoxin: MKKWFCGTCGYVWDGENPPDKCPKCGATKDKFNLIPDDKAQLIDKSRLTNDLHMKLEAMMSKVIKLADKGIADNLDPACVLIFNQLKTDAAFAKQKIKAEIQTHISKGKWG; this comes from the coding sequence ATGAAGAAGTGGTTTTGCGGGACCTGCGGCTATGTCTGGGACGGCGAGAATCCGCCCGACAAGTGCCCCAAATGCGGCGCCACCAAGGATAAGTTCAACCTCATCCCGGATGATAAGGCCCAGCTTATAGACAAGTCGCGCCTGACCAATGACCTGCATATGAAACTGGAAGCAATGATGAGCAAGGTCATCAAGCTGGCCGATAAGGGCATCGCTGATAACCTCGACCCGGCCTGTGTCCTGATTTTCAACCAGCTCAAGACCGATGCCGCATTTGCCAAGCAGAAAATCAAGGCCGAAATCCAAACCCATATCAGCAAGGGGAAATGGGGTTAA
- a CDS encoding ferritin-like domain-containing protein, whose protein sequence is MARKTSQQMLDLLNKAIAREMQVSIQYMWQHVLWSGVKHFAVKDSLKDIAVEEMKHAESIAERLFYLGGMPTTKPEPILVGKTLKEMIARDVKDEEGAITLYNQIIKQASKDDDEVTKQLFRNILSDEEDHHDTFISLLEEI, encoded by the coding sequence ATGGCCAGAAAGACATCTCAGCAGATGTTGGATCTGCTGAACAAAGCGATTGCCCGGGAAATGCAGGTATCGATACAGTATATGTGGCAGCACGTGCTCTGGAGCGGCGTAAAGCATTTCGCCGTGAAGGATTCGCTTAAGGACATCGCGGTGGAGGAAATGAAGCACGCCGAATCCATCGCCGAGCGGCTGTTCTATCTGGGCGGTATGCCCACCACCAAGCCGGAACCTATCCTAGTCGGCAAGACACTCAAAGAAATGATTGCCCGCGACGTAAAGGACGAGGAAGGCGCCATCACCCTCTATAACCAGATTATCAAGCAGGCGTCCAAGGACGATGACGAGGTCACCAAGCAGCTCTTTCGGAATATCCTGAGCGACGAGGAAGACCATCACGATACATTCATCAGCCTGCTGGAGGAGATTTAA
- a CDS encoding 2-oxoacid:acceptor oxidoreductase subunit alpha, giving the protein MADYSLKIGGEAGQGLQSVGYILAKTFCSAGYHIFTVQDYESRIRGGHSSFYLRFSDQPIGAATKTITFLIAMDDQTFRLYRNDIAPGGFVICNSDAMKEPATGPNTIALPMENMAAEAGGEKLFANSVAMGAVIGLVGCDFDILAKTLSGFFGAGKHAETVDKNLKAARAGFDFVRKLHSQCPYPLARKAGAGKSILPTGNEAIALGALAAGCKFYSGYPMTPSTGILNYMVEASERMGVVVEQAEDEIAAINMALGASYTGARAMTATSGGGFALMIEGLSLAAMTETPIVIGLAQRPAPATGLPTRTEQSDLEYALYAGHGEFPRAIFTPGNARECFYLTARAFQIADKYQIPVFVLTDQYLADAYQDFEPFNIDEVDTTKYIMTDEELAKLSEYKRYQITPSGISPRALPGQSRHPVVVDSDEHTEDGHLTEDLDVRTDMVDKRLRKYDRLNKEVIAPSVEVNDKTKNLLVCWGSNYGVCKEAAQLLNDKYRTGLMHFKQVWPFPKDEFIRLTKGVEKLIVIENNATGQLARLIRNETGMSNIYNVNKYDGLPFMVEELLEQVKAKLI; this is encoded by the coding sequence ATGGCAGACTATTCCCTCAAAATCGGGGGCGAGGCAGGGCAGGGGCTTCAGAGTGTCGGGTATATCCTGGCCAAAACCTTCTGCTCTGCCGGCTATCATATTTTTACCGTCCAGGATTACGAATCGCGTATCCGGGGCGGACATTCGTCTTTCTATTTAAGATTCTCGGACCAACCAATCGGAGCGGCCACTAAAACCATTACCTTCCTCATCGCCATGGATGACCAGACCTTCCGGCTTTACCGCAATGACATCGCGCCCGGCGGTTTCGTCATCTGCAACAGCGACGCTATGAAGGAACCCGCAACCGGGCCGAACACCATCGCCCTGCCCATGGAGAATATGGCCGCGGAGGCCGGCGGCGAGAAGCTGTTCGCCAACTCGGTGGCTATGGGCGCCGTCATCGGCCTGGTCGGCTGTGATTTCGATATCCTGGCCAAGACCCTGTCCGGATTCTTCGGCGCCGGCAAGCACGCCGAAACGGTGGACAAGAACCTCAAGGCCGCCCGGGCCGGGTTCGACTTCGTCCGTAAATTACACTCGCAATGCCCTTATCCACTGGCAAGGAAAGCGGGTGCCGGCAAAAGCATCTTACCTACCGGCAACGAGGCTATCGCCCTGGGCGCTTTGGCGGCCGGATGCAAGTTCTACTCCGGCTACCCGATGACCCCGTCCACCGGCATCCTCAATTATATGGTCGAGGCTTCCGAGCGGATGGGCGTGGTGGTCGAGCAGGCCGAGGACGAGATAGCGGCCATCAACATGGCGCTGGGCGCGTCATACACCGGAGCCCGGGCCATGACGGCCACCTCCGGCGGCGGGTTCGCCCTGATGATCGAAGGCCTGAGCCTGGCGGCCATGACCGAAACGCCCATCGTTATCGGGCTGGCACAGCGGCCGGCCCCGGCTACCGGCCTGCCAACCCGGACCGAGCAGTCCGACCTGGAATACGCGCTCTACGCCGGACACGGCGAATTTCCCCGGGCCATATTCACTCCGGGCAATGCCCGGGAATGTTTCTACCTGACGGCCCGGGCATTCCAGATAGCTGACAAATACCAGATACCGGTATTCGTGCTGACCGACCAATACCTGGCCGATGCCTACCAGGATTTCGAGCCATTCAACATCGATGAGGTTGATACTACAAAATATATAATGACCGACGAAGAGCTGGCCAAGCTGAGCGAATACAAGCGTTACCAGATAACACCGTCGGGCATCTCGCCCCGGGCCCTGCCCGGCCAGTCCCGGCACCCGGTGGTGGTTGACAGCGACGAGCACACCGAGGACGGCCACCTGACCGAGGACCTCGACGTCCGGACCGATATGGTCGACAAGCGCCTGCGTAAATACGACCGGCTGAACAAAGAGGTCATCGCGCCATCGGTGGAGGTGAACGACAAAACCAAGAACCTGCTGGTCTGCTGGGGCTCGAACTACGGCGTATGCAAAGAGGCCGCCCAACTGCTCAATGATAAATACCGGACCGGCTTGATGCACTTCAAACAGGTCTGGCCGTTCCCCAAGGACGAATTCATCCGGCTGACCAAAGGGGTTGAGAAACTGATAGTCATAGAAAACAACGCCACCGGCCAGCTGGCCCGGCTGATACGCAACGAGACCGGCATGTCCAACATATATAATGTAAACAAGTACGACGGCCTGCCGTTTATGGTGGAAGAATTGCTTGAGCAGGTTAAGGCCAAACTAATCTAA
- a CDS encoding 2-oxoacid:ferredoxin oxidoreductase subunit beta, which translates to MNAFDNNSKPAWCPGCGDFGILNAVKKALVDMSKAPHEVLLVSGIGQASKLPHYLNCNCFDGLHGRLLPVAQGCKIANKDLTVIAVGGDGDNYGEGGNHFIHAIRRNVDITLLVHDNQIYGLTKGQASPTSDAGMVTKVQNYGVLLSPFNPLAVAIALDCGFVARGFAGDIEHLSGLIKEAAAYPGFALVDILQPCVTFNKTNTYKWYRERVYKVNQEPGYDPADRLKAFDKSLQWGDKIPIGLVYRKDKTPYHQRVPALKGPALAKQPHDKIKITELMDEFLAG; encoded by the coding sequence ATGAACGCTTTCGATAATAATAGCAAGCCAGCCTGGTGTCCGGGATGCGGCGATTTCGGCATCCTGAACGCCGTCAAGAAGGCGCTGGTTGACATGTCCAAAGCGCCGCACGAAGTGCTGTTGGTTTCCGGCATCGGCCAGGCGTCCAAACTGCCCCACTACCTTAACTGCAACTGTTTCGACGGCCTGCACGGCCGGCTGTTGCCGGTCGCCCAGGGATGCAAGATAGCCAACAAAGACCTGACCGTCATCGCCGTGGGCGGCGACGGCGACAACTACGGCGAGGGCGGCAACCACTTCATCCACGCCATCCGCCGCAACGTCGACATCACCCTGCTGGTGCACGACAACCAGATATACGGGCTGACCAAAGGCCAGGCATCGCCGACATCGGACGCCGGCATGGTCACCAAGGTGCAGAACTACGGCGTGCTGCTGTCGCCGTTCAACCCGCTGGCCGTGGCCATCGCGTTGGACTGCGGCTTCGTGGCCCGCGGATTCGCCGGCGACATCGAGCACCTGTCCGGGCTGATAAAAGAAGCCGCGGCCTATCCGGGTTTCGCCCTGGTGGACATACTCCAGCCCTGTGTTACATTTAACAAGACCAATACCTACAAATGGTACCGCGAACGGGTTTATAAGGTCAACCAGGAGCCCGGTTACGACCCGGCCGACCGGCTCAAGGCCTTTGACAAATCGCTCCAATGGGGCGATAAAATTCCCATCGGGCTGGTTTACCGCAAGGACAAAACGCCCTATCACCAGCGCGTGCCGGCATTGAAAGGCCCGGCCCTGGCCAAACAGCCGCACGACAAAATAAAAATCACCGAATTGATGGACGAATTCCTGGCCGGTTGA
- a CDS encoding ZIP family metal transporter codes for MLETFTSLSPMSQVLIATAFTWGMTALGASLVFITKSVNRQFMNGMLGFAAGVMIAASIWSLLDPAIQMSRSGPLPAWLPAAIGFTVGVLAISSIDRILPHLHIGLPEVKAEGIKTHWRQSVLLMLAITLHNFPEGLAIGVVFGGMASGAPAAALPLALILTLGLGIQNIPEGMAISFPLHRQGMTRGRSFWYGQLSALTEPLGGVIGVVAVTMVNSLLPYAFGFAAGAMMFVVVEELIPESQQDDHPDIATLGTMAGFLVMMILDVAFT; via the coding sequence ATGCTGGAAACATTCACCTCGCTCAGTCCGATGTCCCAAGTGCTTATTGCCACGGCATTCACCTGGGGAATGACGGCCCTGGGCGCGTCGCTGGTATTCATAACCAAAAGCGTCAACCGCCAATTCATGAACGGCATGCTCGGATTCGCGGCCGGAGTGATGATAGCAGCCAGCATCTGGTCCCTGCTCGACCCGGCCATACAGATGTCCCGGTCCGGGCCTTTGCCGGCCTGGCTGCCGGCGGCCATCGGGTTCACCGTCGGCGTCCTGGCCATATCATCGATTGACCGGATACTGCCTCACCTGCATATCGGACTGCCCGAAGTCAAAGCCGAAGGCATCAAGACGCATTGGCGCCAGAGCGTCCTGCTGATGCTGGCCATAACCCTGCATAATTTTCCCGAAGGCCTGGCCATCGGCGTGGTCTTCGGCGGTATGGCCTCCGGCGCGCCGGCCGCGGCCCTGCCTTTGGCATTAATATTGACGCTCGGCCTGGGCATCCAGAACATACCCGAAGGCATGGCCATTTCTTTTCCGCTCCACCGCCAGGGCATGACGCGCGGGCGAAGCTTCTGGTACGGACAGCTCTCGGCGCTGACCGAACCGCTGGGCGGCGTCATCGGCGTGGTGGCCGTAACGATGGTCAACTCCCTCCTGCCCTACGCCTTCGGCTTCGCGGCCGGCGCCATGATGTTCGTGGTCGTGGAAGAACTCATCCCCGAATCACAGCAGGACGACCACCCCGACATCGCCACGCTCGGTACCATGGCCGGATTCCTGGTGATGATGATACTGGACGTGGCATTCACCTAA
- the mscL gene encoding large conductance mechanosensitive channel protein MscL yields the protein MIKEFKEFAMRGNVLDMAIGIIIGAAFGKIITSIVSDVLMPPIGLLLGKVDFSNLFAVLSGDAAGKTVNTLAEAKAAGLVTINYGLFINTVIDFVIVAFVIFMLIRQVNRLKKADVKAPAAPSTKECAYCYSAIPLKAVRCPNCTSELKA from the coding sequence ATGATAAAAGAGTTTAAAGAGTTTGCCATGCGGGGCAACGTTTTGGATATGGCCATCGGCATCATCATCGGGGCCGCCTTCGGAAAAATCATTACCTCCATCGTCAGCGATGTGCTCATGCCGCCCATCGGCCTGCTTCTGGGCAAAGTTGATTTCTCCAACCTTTTTGCCGTCCTTTCAGGCGATGCCGCCGGCAAGACCGTCAATACTTTGGCTGAAGCCAAAGCCGCCGGGCTGGTAACCATCAATTACGGATTGTTCATCAACACCGTCATAGATTTCGTGATAGTCGCCTTTGTGATATTCATGCTCATCCGGCAGGTCAACCGGCTCAAAAAGGCCGACGTCAAGGCTCCGGCCGCGCCCAGCACCAAAGAATGCGCCTATTGTTATTCGGCCATTCCGCTCAAGGCTGTGCGCTGTCCGAACTGCACCTCCGAGCTTAAGGCATAG
- a CDS encoding cysteine desulfurase family protein, whose product MKQVYLDNHSGTRMDERVYNEMLPFLKEIYGNAQSMHSLGSKTREALDAARHLTAELINAKDEEIYFTSCGSESNNLAVKGAAQANADKGKHIVISNVEHFSVLNAAKRLEQSGFEVTAVAADKYGLVSPDDVGNAIRKDTVLVSVQQANPEIGTIQPIEEISKITRSKGVLFHTDAVCSAGTIPVDVSKLGVDMLSLAGSQFHGARGAAALYIKKGVRVTPQIDGGIQENGRRAGTENIPAIVGLGKACAIARAEMADNLARVLVLRNRLMTELPGKIEYAYLNGHPEKRMPNNVNFSIEFIEGESMLLFLDGQGIYVSSGSSCSSKALKMSHVLAALKLDPAVAQGSVLMTLSKYNSTTDIDYILSEFPPIVQKLRDMSPLYAYFKKTGQRKAAGPGTDFDHDHESCET is encoded by the coding sequence ATGAAACAGGTTTATCTGGACAACCATTCGGGCACCCGGATGGACGAGCGGGTCTATAACGAGATGCTGCCGTTCCTGAAGGAGATTTACGGCAACGCCCAGAGCATGCATTCGTTGGGCTCGAAGACGCGCGAGGCGCTGGACGCCGCCCGGCACCTGACGGCCGAACTTATCAACGCCAAGGACGAGGAGATTTATTTCACCTCGTGCGGTTCGGAATCGAACAACCTGGCCGTCAAGGGCGCGGCCCAGGCTAATGCCGACAAGGGCAAACACATCGTCATATCCAATGTAGAACATTTTTCGGTTCTTAACGCGGCCAAACGGCTGGAGCAGTCCGGTTTCGAGGTGACGGCGGTAGCGGCGGACAAATACGGGCTGGTGTCGCCGGACGATGTCGGCAATGCTATCCGCAAGGATACAGTGCTGGTCTCGGTCCAGCAGGCCAACCCGGAAATCGGCACCATCCAGCCGATAGAGGAGATATCAAAAATCACCCGGAGCAAGGGGGTGCTTTTCCATACCGACGCGGTCTGTTCGGCCGGGACGATACCGGTGGACGTGAGCAAACTTGGCGTGGATATGCTGTCGCTGGCCGGGTCGCAGTTTCACGGGGCGCGCGGCGCGGCGGCGCTTTACATTAAGAAAGGCGTGCGGGTGACGCCCCAGATAGACGGCGGCATCCAGGAGAACGGGCGCCGGGCCGGCACCGAGAACATCCCGGCCATAGTCGGGCTGGGCAAGGCCTGCGCCATCGCCAGGGCCGAGATGGCCGACAACCTGGCCAGGGTGCTGGTTCTGCGTAACCGGCTGATGACCGAACTGCCCGGTAAGATAGAGTACGCCTATCTCAACGGACATCCGGAAAAGCGCATGCCCAATAACGTCAATTTTTCCATCGAGTTCATCGAGGGCGAGTCGATGCTGTTATTCCTGGACGGCCAGGGCATTTATGTTTCCAGCGGCTCGTCCTGTTCGTCCAAGGCGCTGAAGATGTCGCACGTGCTGGCGGCGCTGAAGCTGGACCCGGCTGTGGCCCAGGGCTCGGTGCTGATGACCCTGTCCAAATATAATTCGACCACGGACATCGATTATATCCTGAGTGAATTCCCGCCGATAGTCCAGAAACTGCGGGATATGTCGCCGCTCTACGCATATTTCAAGAAGACCGGTCAGCGCAAGGCGGCCGGGCCGGGCACCGATTTCGACCATGACCACGAAAGCTGTGAGACGTAG
- a CDS encoding DsrE/DsrF/DrsH-like family protein produces the protein MSDADNRERMTIILFSGELDKAIAAFTLATTAAASGMEAVIFFTFWGLNVLKRNKYAVTPSQGIMQKMFNLMSTAALPISRLNIFGLGPWMMRRLMKKSRMASLEELMAAARELKVKYIACTTSCGVLGLGKEHLRPEVDKFAGASTYLAEASKSKINLFI, from the coding sequence ATGAGCGATGCTGATAATCGGGAAAGGATGACCATCATCCTGTTTTCGGGCGAGCTGGACAAGGCCATCGCCGCGTTTACGCTGGCCACCACGGCCGCGGCCAGCGGCATGGAGGCGGTTATATTTTTTACCTTCTGGGGGCTGAACGTCCTCAAGCGGAATAAGTACGCCGTCACCCCGTCGCAGGGAATAATGCAGAAGATGTTCAACCTGATGAGCACGGCGGCGCTGCCGATAAGCAGGCTGAACATATTCGGGCTGGGCCCTTGGATGATGCGGCGGCTGATGAAGAAATCGCGGATGGCTTCGCTGGAAGAGCTGATGGCCGCGGCCCGGGAGTTGAAGGTCAAATACATCGCCTGCACCACCAGCTGCGGCGTGCTCGGGCTGGGCAAGGAACACCTCCGGCCCGAGGTGGACAAGTTTGCCGGCGCGTCGACCTACCTGGCCGAGGCGAGCAAATCCAAAATAAATCTGTTTATATGA
- a CDS encoding sulfurtransferase TusA family protein — protein MKSDKTLDCVGLFCPMPIVKTKQEIDGMKPGQTLEVIADDPGFESDLPNWCDLAGHKFLGMEKDDRLLKGYVIKK, from the coding sequence ATGAAGTCTGACAAAACATTAGACTGCGTTGGCCTGTTCTGCCCGATGCCCATCGTAAAGACCAAACAGGAGATAGACGGGATGAAACCGGGCCAGACGCTGGAAGTCATAGCCGATGATCCTGGTTTTGAAAGCGACCTGCCTAACTGGTGCGATCTGGCCGGACACAAGTTCCTGGGCATGGAAAAGGACGACCGGCTGCTCAAGGGTTACGTGATTAAGAAATGA